GACGGTCGCCGCCCTCCTGTTCCCGGTCCATCTCTTCCTGACCGGGCTGGCCTTTCCCCTGGGGTGGCTTGAGGCGCCGCGCTACGAGACCCTTCACGGCCTTCTGAAGCACCCCGTGACGCGACTCTACCTCTTCGTGCTCATCTCTTTGCCTCTCTTCCACTGGGCCCATCGCTTTCGCTACACGCTTTACGATGGCCTGCAGCTGAAGCATCTGACCGCGCTCATCGCCGTCCTATGCTATGGCACCGCCCTCCTGGGAACGGCCATGACTGTCTACCTACTGTGGAACATCCCGTAGCGAATAAACGGCCGCCTGGACCGGGGGGTGGATCGCCTCGCGAAGCATCGCGAGAAGGCTTTGAGAATAATAGCCGCCATCGACGACCGAGGTTCATGACGGAGGTGGATATATGTCGAGGTATCTCGTCGTCACCCATCAGACCGCCTTGAGCCCCGACCTCCAGCGCAAAGTGAGTGCGCTGGTCGCGGAGGACCCCGCAGCGGAGTTCGCCGTGCTCGTACCGGAAGCGCCCGGTTTGACGTTCACGTGGGAGGGCGAAACGGTAGACGTAGCAAGGCATCGCGCCGAAGCAGCAAAGACGGTACTCGAAGAGAAGGCGGGAGCGCGAGTTTTCCGTACTGCCGTTGGGGTGCCAGAGCCGCTGCAGGCGATCACCGACGAACTGCTTATGCACCCTGGCTACCACACCCTCGTCATCTGCACATTGCCGCCGGGCGTTTCCCGCTGGCTGAAGTTGGACCTGGTGCACCGGGCCGAGCGGAAGTT
This portion of the Candidatus Methylomirabilota bacterium genome encodes:
- the frdD gene encoding fumarate reductase subunit FrdD; this encodes MRPITPFLWLLFSAGGTVAALLFPVHLFLTGLAFPLGWLEAPRYETLHGLLKHPVTRLYLFVLISLPLFHWAHRFRYTLYDGLQLKHLTALIAVLCYGTALLGTAMTVYLLWNIP